One segment of Nomia melanderi isolate GNS246 chromosome 10, iyNomMela1, whole genome shotgun sequence DNA contains the following:
- the LOC116429644 gene encoding synaptotagmin-10 isoform X2 — MVLLLLAAVSFQCSSTWRWVMWMRWYMKEDDSENDLSQQNAIRISHSLPDLQSEPITHEYVQEQKDNKKVLRQTTLPIVPMRHQSFQRQLSHRLDLPNIKFSICNLENRSDSSLGLIKPELYKKELQRQESAESSSTTEMEYAGKLHFALRYDKEIEGLVVKVLDARELPVKDVTGSSDPYVKIYLLPDRKKKYQTKVHRKNLNPVFNETFIFSVSYDELRERYLQFSVYDFDRFSRHDLIGQVVFKGLLECTDLSQEIEYMMDIMCAMQDKVDLGELMLSLCYLPTAGRLTVTVIKARNLKAMDITGFSDPYVKVYLLCQGKRIKKKKTSVKKNTLFPMYNEALVFDVPEENIGDVSLIVKVIDYDRIGSNELMGCTAIGSSFIGIGRDHWLEMLDNPRQPVAQWYPLMETIAGHIPSVSSEPLPMSLSCLNKR; from the exons ATGGTTTTATTACTGCTGGCAGCTGTGAGCTTCCAATGTTCTTCCACCTGGCGATGGGTGATGTGGATGAGGTGGTACATGAAAGAGGAcgacagcgagaacgacctgtCGCAGCAGAACGCCATACGTATCAGTCACTCTCTGCCGGATCTCCAGTCCGAGCCGATCACTCACGAGTACGTCCAGGAGCAGAAGGACAACAAGAAG GTGTTGCGCCAGACTACTTTGCCCATTGTCCCGATGAGGCATCAGAGCTTCCAGAGGCAGCTCTCCCACCGGCTCGACCTGCCGAACATCAAATTCAGCATCTGCAACCTGGAGAATCGCAGCGACTCCAGTCTTGGATTGATCAAG CCGGAACTTTACAAGAAAGAGCTGCAGCGGCAGGAGAGCGCGGAGAGTTCCAGCACCACGGAGATGGAGTACGCGGGCAAGCTGCATTTCGCCCTGCGCTACGACAAAGAGATCGAGGGATTGGTCGTTAAG GTTCTAGATGCTCGGGAGCTGCCAGTGAAAGATGTGACAGGCAGCAGCGATCCTTACGTAAAAATATACCTGTTGCCAGACAGGAAGAAGAAGTATCAGACCAAAGTGCACCGGAAGAATCTGAACCCGGTGTTCAACGAGACGTTCATTTTCAG CGTGTCGTACGATGAACTGAGGGAGCGATACCTCCAATTCTCGGTGTACGATTTCGATCGATTCTCCCGGCACGATCTTATCGGGCAAGTGGTGTTCAAGGGGTTGTTGGAATGCACCGATCTCTCCCAAGAAATCGAGTACATGATGGACATCATGTGCGCCATGCAG GACAAAGTGGATCTGGGAGAGTTAATGCTATCGCTTTGCTACCTACCAACAGCCGGCCGGCTAACGGTGACCGTGATCAAGGCTAGGAACCTGAAAGCCATGGACATAACAGGATTCTCCG ATCCTTACGTGAAAGTGTACCTGCTCTGTCAAGGCAAGAggataaaaaagaagaagacaTCGGTGAAGAAGAACACGTTGTTCCCTATGTACAACGAGGCTCTTGTGTTCGATGTGCCCGAGGAGAACATTGGGGATGTCAGTCTTATAGTAAAAGTAATCGATTATGACAG AATCGGCTCGAACGAGCTGATGGGTTGCACAGCGATTGGATCCAGTTTCATTGGCATTGGACGTGACCATTGGTTGGAGATGCTGGACAACCCGAGGCAACCTGTAGCCCAATGGTACCCGCTGATGGAGACGATTGCTGGCCACATCCCTTCTGTGAGCTCGGAGCCACTTCCGATGAGTTTGAGCTGCTTAAATAAGAG ATGA
- the LOC116429644 gene encoding synaptotagmin-10 isoform X1 encodes MGVVKTASESILEESVLPSEEANYSVQGHADEWTETFSYQLLIGTGVTLMVLLLLAAVSFQCSSTWRWVMWMRWYMKEDDSENDLSQQNAIRISHSLPDLQSEPITHEYVQEQKDNKKVLRQTTLPIVPMRHQSFQRQLSHRLDLPNIKFSICNLENRSDSSLGLIKPELYKKELQRQESAESSSTTEMEYAGKLHFALRYDKEIEGLVVKVLDARELPVKDVTGSSDPYVKIYLLPDRKKKYQTKVHRKNLNPVFNETFIFSVSYDELRERYLQFSVYDFDRFSRHDLIGQVVFKGLLECTDLSQEIEYMMDIMCAMQDKVDLGELMLSLCYLPTAGRLTVTVIKARNLKAMDITGFSDPYVKVYLLCQGKRIKKKKTSVKKNTLFPMYNEALVFDVPEENIGDVSLIVKVIDYDRIGSNELMGCTAIGSSFIGIGRDHWLEMLDNPRQPVAQWYPLMETIAGHIPSVSSEPLPMSLSCLNKR; translated from the exons ATGAATGGACGGAGACGTTCTCCTATCAGCTGCTAATCGGGACGGGAGTCACGTTGATGGTTTTATTACTGCTGGCAGCTGTGAGCTTCCAATGTTCTTCCACCTGGCGATGGGTGATGTGGATGAGGTGGTACATGAAAGAGGAcgacagcgagaacgacctgtCGCAGCAGAACGCCATACGTATCAGTCACTCTCTGCCGGATCTCCAGTCCGAGCCGATCACTCACGAGTACGTCCAGGAGCAGAAGGACAACAAGAAG GTGTTGCGCCAGACTACTTTGCCCATTGTCCCGATGAGGCATCAGAGCTTCCAGAGGCAGCTCTCCCACCGGCTCGACCTGCCGAACATCAAATTCAGCATCTGCAACCTGGAGAATCGCAGCGACTCCAGTCTTGGATTGATCAAG CCGGAACTTTACAAGAAAGAGCTGCAGCGGCAGGAGAGCGCGGAGAGTTCCAGCACCACGGAGATGGAGTACGCGGGCAAGCTGCATTTCGCCCTGCGCTACGACAAAGAGATCGAGGGATTGGTCGTTAAG GTTCTAGATGCTCGGGAGCTGCCAGTGAAAGATGTGACAGGCAGCAGCGATCCTTACGTAAAAATATACCTGTTGCCAGACAGGAAGAAGAAGTATCAGACCAAAGTGCACCGGAAGAATCTGAACCCGGTGTTCAACGAGACGTTCATTTTCAG CGTGTCGTACGATGAACTGAGGGAGCGATACCTCCAATTCTCGGTGTACGATTTCGATCGATTCTCCCGGCACGATCTTATCGGGCAAGTGGTGTTCAAGGGGTTGTTGGAATGCACCGATCTCTCCCAAGAAATCGAGTACATGATGGACATCATGTGCGCCATGCAG GACAAAGTGGATCTGGGAGAGTTAATGCTATCGCTTTGCTACCTACCAACAGCCGGCCGGCTAACGGTGACCGTGATCAAGGCTAGGAACCTGAAAGCCATGGACATAACAGGATTCTCCG ATCCTTACGTGAAAGTGTACCTGCTCTGTCAAGGCAAGAggataaaaaagaagaagacaTCGGTGAAGAAGAACACGTTGTTCCCTATGTACAACGAGGCTCTTGTGTTCGATGTGCCCGAGGAGAACATTGGGGATGTCAGTCTTATAGTAAAAGTAATCGATTATGACAG AATCGGCTCGAACGAGCTGATGGGTTGCACAGCGATTGGATCCAGTTTCATTGGCATTGGACGTGACCATTGGTTGGAGATGCTGGACAACCCGAGGCAACCTGTAGCCCAATGGTACCCGCTGATGGAGACGATTGCTGGCCACATCCCTTCTGTGAGCTCGGAGCCACTTCCGATGAGTTTGAGCTGCTTAAATAAGAG ATGA